The Acidianus infernus genome window below encodes:
- a CDS encoding xanthine dehydrogenase family protein molybdopterin-binding subunit produces MRRLDLEDVIKGKGNYVDDLPFSGYYGVFVRSQYPHAILRKVDVEGARRKGAFVLTAEDLLSLSTLKGKEEQEGSSSISSLLAYKKVRYVGEPIALVIAKDPYEATDLAEEVSVDYEPLPAVSNIDEALKNDVLVFEELGTNEVYKKTFEYGEMPKNDKEIEVSLYWSRSSGNPIETFGVISIPQGDGVTIISNLQAPQFQSNEISKYFKVKVVPTRHGGSFGSKFSVTRYAIVLGLASLKFNIPIKWIETRTEHLMASNSSGPERKFRIKAYFKRDGTVTGLDFKIWEDIGASLYNGQAFKPTGILAGPYKVKNIKYDVSLVATNKNPPGAFRGAGTPPHTWALERVMDFIADELKMERHEVRRKNLIDSFPYDAPYAHYDSGNPRNLLDLALSRKDLWSLREKGYGVGLACSTDPSTPSGQEGVKLSIRNGKVILGIGYGPEGQGNEHVGKLLVSRLLGIPLETIEVELLDSENSPSSFGPGGSRMAVFLAGAIKGAVEELVSKLRRKYNAEYKDGFLLRGEEKIPITSLQEEVSYVYSQQGKTRFIAYPFACDIAVVKVDEETGLIKPVKLVVYLDPGTPLDEEVVKEQVIGGSAIGVSLALYESYVYDKGQLLTLSLSDYGLPSADQMPEFEVHLVPTPSPYTPFGEKGIGEVPVGVAAAAVTSAVEDAIKKRISKVPIR; encoded by the coding sequence ATGAGAAGGCTTGACCTAGAGGACGTAATAAAAGGAAAAGGAAATTATGTAGACGATTTACCTTTTTCAGGCTATTATGGAGTATTCGTGAGGAGTCAATACCCTCATGCAATTTTAAGGAAGGTAGACGTTGAAGGTGCGAGAAGGAAAGGAGCGTTTGTGTTGACTGCGGAGGATTTACTATCATTATCGACTCTTAAAGGGAAGGAAGAACAAGAAGGAAGCTCATCTATTTCTTCCCTCTTGGCTTATAAAAAAGTAAGATATGTAGGTGAACCCATAGCTTTGGTAATAGCAAAAGACCCTTACGAGGCAACAGATTTAGCTGAGGAGGTCTCTGTAGATTACGAACCTTTACCTGCAGTAAGTAATATAGACGAAGCACTTAAGAACGACGTCCTAGTATTCGAAGAGTTAGGGACTAACGAGGTATACAAGAAGACTTTTGAATATGGCGAGATGCCTAAAAACGACAAGGAGATCGAGGTCTCCCTTTATTGGAGTAGGTCTTCAGGTAATCCTATAGAGACCTTTGGAGTAATTTCAATTCCTCAAGGAGACGGAGTAACAATTATATCAAACCTTCAAGCCCCTCAGTTCCAGAGTAATGAAATCTCTAAGTACTTTAAGGTAAAAGTAGTCCCTACAAGGCACGGAGGAAGTTTCGGTTCCAAGTTCTCAGTAACTCGTTATGCAATAGTCTTAGGGCTTGCCTCCCTTAAATTTAACATCCCCATTAAGTGGATAGAAACTAGGACTGAACACTTAATGGCCTCTAACAGCTCTGGTCCAGAAAGGAAGTTCAGAATAAAGGCATATTTCAAGAGGGACGGCACAGTCACTGGCCTAGATTTCAAGATCTGGGAAGATATAGGAGCTTCGCTTTACAACGGACAAGCTTTTAAGCCTACTGGAATTCTAGCGGGGCCGTATAAAGTGAAGAACATAAAGTACGACGTTAGCTTAGTCGCTACTAATAAGAATCCTCCAGGGGCGTTTAGGGGAGCAGGAACTCCTCCTCATACTTGGGCTTTAGAAAGGGTAATGGACTTCATTGCGGATGAGCTTAAAATGGAAAGACACGAGGTGAGGAGGAAGAACTTAATAGATTCCTTCCCTTACGACGCTCCTTACGCTCATTACGATTCCGGTAATCCTAGGAACTTACTTGATCTTGCGCTCTCTAGAAAGGACTTGTGGAGTTTGAGGGAAAAAGGTTATGGGGTAGGTTTAGCTTGCTCCACCGATCCTAGCACACCTTCTGGCCAGGAAGGAGTAAAACTATCAATAAGAAATGGTAAAGTAATACTCGGCATAGGTTATGGCCCGGAAGGACAAGGAAATGAACATGTAGGCAAACTTTTAGTGTCAAGGCTTTTGGGAATTCCTCTGGAGACCATTGAAGTCGAGCTTTTAGACAGTGAGAATTCTCCTTCGAGCTTCGGTCCGGGAGGAAGCAGAATGGCCGTTTTCTTGGCTGGGGCGATTAAAGGGGCCGTAGAGGAGCTGGTTAGTAAACTTAGGAGAAAATATAATGCAGAATATAAGGACGGCTTCTTGTTGAGAGGTGAGGAAAAGATTCCTATAACTTCATTGCAGGAGGAAGTTTCTTATGTTTATTCTCAGCAAGGTAAGACAAGGTTTATTGCCTATCCTTTCGCTTGCGATATTGCGGTTGTAAAGGTTGATGAAGAAACAGGGTTAATTAAGCCCGTCAAGTTGGTAGTTTATCTAGACCCGGGTACACCATTGGATGAAGAGGTAGTCAAGGAGCAAGTGATTGGAGGCTCTGCAATAGGAGTTTCTCTTGCTCTTTACGAAAGTTACGTTTACGACAAAGGACAGTTACTTACTTTAAGCCTATCAGACTACGGTCTGCCTAGTGCCGATCAAATGCCCGAATTCGAAGTCCACCTTGTACCTACTCCATCTCCTTATACTCCTTTCGGCGAAAAAGGGATAGGAGAAGTCCCAGTAGGGGTAGCCGCTGCAGCAGTTACAAGTGCTGTTGAGGACGCAATAAAGAAGAGGATATCTAAAGTTCCAATAAGATAA